A window of Cryptomeria japonica chromosome 3, Sugi_1.0, whole genome shotgun sequence contains these coding sequences:
- the LOC131049118 gene encoding wax ester synthase/diacylglycerol acyltransferase 11, translated as MGDSDSGNRKQKNIIAIHGGSDDDAVIDVGDQPVTPFGRIFRRWDTVIYSMIFLKNEVDEDVLRAEFTQAILFNYRFCSVLVKDKKGKEFWQKTEIEIEKHIIVSELSPEDAKDESYPNKFLADLIFKCPLDEQRPLWDVHAFRVNLKDARGVFIIRVHHALGDGISLLSFALSRCRRVAEPDIPLVLPNPIRFPTDTRVHKFKVFHFIFLLWKLILFAWNTFIDVMYFALRIIWLQDSKMPVKGYAGVELWPKKLATAVFTISDMGVVKDAVNGTINDVLVTVISSGFRRYLEMKCPEMERKGLIEKLRLSGLCMVNTRMATGNQELSKLLKGDPTARWGNNMGFILLRLCLKKFKDPLDSVRLTKAMLERKKTSLEAIFTYAFAALVMKLMGTKAAACIDYRALANTTFTMSNVRGPSDEIMFAGNPLSFISATCSGLPQSITLHMVSYMGKAYLQVLVARDVIPDPEVLARCFEDSLKELKDAATMKTGVANGSTNGYHP; from the exons ATGGGAGATTCTGATTCAGGAAACAGAAAGCAAAAGAATATCATTGCAATACATGGTGGCAGTGATGATGATGCTGTTATTGATGTTGGGGATCAGCCTGTGACACCATTTGGGAGGATTTTTAGGAGATGGGATACGGTTATCTATTCcatgattttcttgaaaaatgaAGTGGATGAAGATGTTCTCAGGGCAGAGTTCACTCAAGCCATCTTATTCAATTATAGGTTCTGCAGTGTGCTG GTCAAAGATAAAAAGGGAAAAGAGTTTTGGCAGAAAACAGAGATAGAGATTGAAAAGCATATTATAGTTTCTGAGTTGTCTCCTGAAGATGCAAAAGATGAGAGCTATCCGAACAAATTCCTTGCTGATCTTATTTTTAAGTGTCCTCTGGATGAGCAGCGTCCCCTCTGGGATGTTCACGCATTTCGAGTGAATTTGAAAGATGCAAGAGGTGTTTTCATAATCCGAGTGCATCATGCTCTTGGAGATGGAATTTCCCTCTTATCGTTTGCTCTGTCAAGGTGCCGAAGAGTAGCCGAACCAGATATACCACTAGTACTTCCTAATCCCATTAGATTCCCAACAGACACTCGCGTGCATAAGTTCAAAGTTTTTCACTTCATTTTTTTGCTGTGGAAACTGATCTTATTTGCATGGAATACATTCATCGATGTCATGTATTTTGCTTTACGAATAATATGGCTTCAAGACAGCAAGATGCCAGTCAAGGGGTACGCAGGGGTTGAGCTATGGCCAAAGAAGTTAGCAACAGCTGTCTTTACTATAAGTGATATGGGTGTTGTCAAGGATGCAGTAAATGGG ACGATAAATGATGTCTTGGTCACTGTTATTTCTTCTGGCTTTCGACGATACTTGGAGATGAAATGCCCTGAAATGGAAAGAAAAG GTTTAATTGAGAAACTCAGGTTATCAGGTTTATGCATGGTAAATACAAGAATGGCAACTGGAAACCAG GAGCTGTCAAAGCTGTTGAAGGGAGACCCAACCGCAAGGTGGGGAAATAACATGGGATTCATTCTTCTCCGTTTATGCCTGAAAAAGTTCAAGGACCCTCTTGATTCTGTCAGACTTACAAAGGCTATGCTTGAGCGCAAGAAGACATCACTTGAAGCAATTTTTACTTATGCATTTGCAGCATTGGTCATGAAACTCATGGGTACCAAG GCTGCTGCATGCATCGATTACAGAGCTTTGGCAAACACTACTTTCACAATGTCAAATGTTCGTGGTCCATCAGATGAAATCATGTTTGCAGGAAATCCACTTTCTTTCATTTCTGCAACATGCTCTGGCTTGCCACAA TCTATCACATTGCACATGGTGAGCTATATGGGAAAGGCATATTTACAAGTCCTAGTGGCAAGAGATGTCATACCAGATCCAGAAGTACTTGCAAGGTGCTTTGAGGATTCGCTTAAGGAGCTGAAAGATGCTGCAACAATGAAGACTGGGGTTGCTAATGGATCAACTAATGGGTATCACCCATAG